One segment of Pyxidicoccus xibeiensis DNA contains the following:
- a CDS encoding tetratricopeptide repeat protein gives MMRTSWIPPVILLSLLALGNAQGAEAPPRPSLPVAGAGKELSPSEREELEPVIRLWDQNDFAGAIALLEPIARRPGAPPASIALLAYFYERDHQEDKAIRTYRQCLSLLGPQGDLVHANVRFALGRLLLNSGQYGEAVALLEQAWNHPSYEVSNPLIPELLAQAYAGLQRPELAAAFAVGSIGIAPAHEYAWKTWDLLGGEPKHFRRPPGFRRDVFFLGESPTADLVLRHGNPREWQEPELARAVRDYLSFAEALDAQEPAVAARFRQVGLTSYFRDVIAAMNARPPRKRCAGSASRARPRATRPCPWTCDCLVCSSNPGSTSRPPT, from the coding sequence ATGATGCGAACCTCCTGGATTCCTCCCGTCATCCTCCTGTCGCTTCTCGCACTGGGCAATGCGCAGGGGGCTGAAGCACCACCCAGGCCCTCTCTACCCGTGGCCGGCGCCGGGAAGGAGCTGAGCCCCTCGGAGCGTGAGGAATTGGAGCCCGTGATACGGCTCTGGGACCAGAACGACTTCGCCGGAGCCATCGCCTTGCTCGAGCCCATCGCGCGCCGGCCGGGGGCCCCCCCCGCGAGCATCGCGCTGCTTGCGTACTTCTACGAACGCGATCATCAAGAGGACAAGGCCATCCGCACCTACAGGCAGTGTCTGTCTCTTCTGGGCCCGCAGGGGGACCTGGTACACGCCAACGTCCGCTTCGCGCTGGGTCGACTCCTCCTGAATTCGGGACAGTACGGAGAAGCGGTAGCGCTGCTTGAACAGGCGTGGAATCATCCTTCCTACGAGGTCTCGAATCCCCTGATCCCCGAGCTCCTCGCCCAGGCCTACGCGGGCCTCCAGCGGCCCGAGTTGGCGGCCGCCTTCGCCGTGGGCTCCATCGGCATTGCGCCTGCCCATGAGTACGCCTGGAAGACGTGGGACCTTCTGGGAGGCGAGCCCAAGCACTTCCGGCGTCCCCCGGGCTTCCGGCGGGACGTCTTCTTCCTTGGCGAATCGCCCACCGCCGACCTCGTGCTCCGCCACGGGAATCCGAGGGAGTGGCAAGAGCCCGAGCTGGCACGAGCCGTCCGAGACTACCTCTCCTTCGCCGAGGCGCTCGATGCCCAGGAGCCCGCGGTCGCGGCGCGGTTCCGGCAGGTGGGGCTTACCTCCTACTTCCGTGACGTCATTGCCGCAATGAACGCTCGCCCCCCCAGGAAGCGCTGCGCAGGCTCAGCGAGCAGAGCACGTCCGCGGGCTACGAGACCCTGCCCCTGGACCTGCGATTGTTTGGTCTGCAGCTCGAATCCTGGCTCCACATCCAGACCGCCCACCTGA
- a CDS encoding Ig-like domain-containing protein — MGRFSYPATLLLRVVTLVVLTSCNGDDGGRVEDIVVTAPTAYLWVNETLQFTAEARDGKRKPLEGRAITWRSEDPSVATVDDTGLLTGVSVGITDIVATSEGKQGRQRINVRSRAAFVGVVMEGRHLPRLEQYLPTLKVGSEVVLLADAYDIGLNRLPDAVRDMRWSSSDSTIASVSATPYGAKVTGLAPGKVTVTADFEGIRRDFTLVVGKGYTLTEFGTPLALTVEVTNLNEHGHVVGSIDRHAFVWRGGPVIDLGLEGESVAWDINDHGQVVGDFGLGWTAIRAFSWQEGQATDLSVSPGPDMHAVAINNQGEVAGFTHSRWVGGEGAAHAVVWRNGQLNDLGTLGGYAAYPLDITSQGHLVGLSVASSTSQTPFIFRDGQLSTLSVSNSWGTTGGRAVAMSEDGTVVGNTGDGAFVWRNGAFTYLAPDEETTLRVFDVNNHGQVVGQTESRFGTTLAFLWQDGVALDLSGLVDLPLLGTLTNARAINDRGQIAVETDINGGPPGGALLTPVP; from the coding sequence ATGGGTCGATTCTCGTATCCCGCTACCTTGCTCCTTCGTGTCGTGACCCTCGTGGTGCTGACCTCCTGCAATGGAGACGACGGAGGTCGAGTCGAGGACATCGTGGTCACCGCGCCCACGGCCTACCTGTGGGTCAACGAGACACTCCAGTTCACCGCGGAGGCGCGCGACGGCAAGCGGAAGCCGCTCGAAGGACGTGCCATCACCTGGCGAAGCGAGGACCCCTCGGTGGCCACGGTGGATGACACCGGCCTGCTCACCGGAGTGAGCGTGGGCATCACCGATATCGTAGCCACGAGCGAGGGAAAGCAGGGGCGGCAGCGCATCAACGTCCGCTCGCGGGCGGCATTCGTGGGGGTGGTGATGGAGGGTCGACACCTGCCGAGGCTCGAGCAGTACCTTCCGACGCTCAAGGTGGGCAGCGAGGTGGTGCTGCTCGCCGACGCGTATGACATCGGCTTGAACAGGCTTCCCGATGCCGTCCGGGACATGCGCTGGTCCAGCTCCGACTCCACCATCGCGTCGGTCAGCGCCACCCCATATGGCGCGAAGGTGACGGGGCTGGCGCCGGGCAAGGTGACCGTCACCGCCGACTTCGAGGGCATTCGCCGGGACTTCACGCTGGTGGTCGGCAAGGGGTACACGCTCACGGAGTTCGGCACGCCGCTCGCCCTGACGGTGGAGGTGACGAACCTGAACGAGCACGGGCACGTGGTGGGGAGCATCGATCGCCACGCCTTTGTCTGGCGGGGCGGGCCGGTCATCGACCTGGGCCTCGAGGGGGAAAGCGTCGCATGGGACATCAACGACCACGGACAGGTGGTGGGGGACTTCGGTCTCGGCTGGACCGCCATCCGGGCGTTCTCCTGGCAGGAGGGACAGGCCACCGACCTCTCCGTGTCCCCCGGGCCGGACATGCACGCGGTCGCCATCAACAATCAGGGCGAGGTGGCCGGCTTCACCCACTCCCGCTGGGTGGGCGGCGAAGGCGCGGCCCATGCCGTGGTGTGGAGGAATGGCCAGCTGAACGACCTGGGCACCCTCGGAGGGTACGCAGCCTATCCTCTGGACATCACCTCCCAGGGGCACCTCGTCGGCTTGAGCGTCGCTTCCAGCACGAGCCAGACGCCCTTCATCTTCCGCGATGGGCAGCTCTCGACCCTGTCGGTCAGTAACAGCTGGGGCACGACCGGGGGACGGGCCGTGGCCATGAGCGAGGACGGCACCGTCGTCGGGAACACCGGCGATGGGGCCTTCGTGTGGAGGAACGGGGCCTTCACGTACCTCGCTCCGGACGAAGAGACGACCCTGCGGGTCTTCGACGTGAACAACCATGGGCAGGTGGTCGGCCAGACGGAGTCACGGTTCGGAACGACGCTCGCCTTCCTGTGGCAGGACGGCGTCGCGCTGGACCTCTCCGGGCTGGTGGACCTCCCGCTGCTGGGGACGCTCACCAACGCACGGGCCATCAATGACCGGGGGCAGATCGCCGTGGAGACGGACATCAATGGCGGCCCCCCCGGGGGCGCCCTGCTCACGCCGGTGCCGTAG
- a CDS encoding serine hydrolase domain-containing protein translates to MRIPIPLWALLVLIPLHPHADPAPTRRAASAPGRAAQRAEPTVAIDRALERRVDAILTEEMQRQELPGAIVAVVRGGTVVVKKGYGEKRRGGGERPDSATVFHIGSLSKALAAVGALTLVQRGQLGLDVPASRYLPELPPAWRAITVRQFLAHSSGIGDKTGKPATWKEALANYSGVPLTFDPGTRNDYTNFNYVVVGRLVESASGRPFVTFMREDVWRPLGMVDTGYPATARNLATGHELKKGAWREMLPEPQGLYGVPSGFLSTTLDDLVRLHAALERNAALDAATREEMLTPYPAEKKRGAGMVLGWNASRVGGRKGTLVVSKNGAADGFSSLFTWLPGRGDAVIVVVNRKGEGVETARIVALLVEAAFGLELRALGEEG, encoded by the coding sequence GTGCGCATCCCCATTCCGCTGTGGGCCTTGCTGGTCCTCATCCCCCTGCACCCGCATGCCGACCCGGCGCCAACCCGGCGTGCCGCCAGCGCTCCCGGGCGCGCAGCGCAGCGGGCCGAGCCCACCGTGGCAATCGACCGGGCACTCGAGCGGCGCGTGGACGCCATCCTCACCGAGGAGATGCAGCGGCAGGAACTGCCTGGCGCCATCGTCGCGGTGGTGCGGGGTGGAACCGTCGTCGTGAAGAAGGGGTACGGCGAGAAGCGGCGCGGCGGCGGCGAGCGGCCGGACTCCGCCACCGTCTTCCACATCGGCTCGCTCTCCAAGGCGCTGGCCGCGGTAGGCGCACTGACGCTGGTGCAACGTGGCCAGCTCGGCCTGGACGTGCCGGCTTCGCGCTACCTGCCCGAGCTTCCCCCGGCCTGGCGCGCCATCACCGTGCGCCAGTTCCTGGCGCACTCGAGCGGCATCGGGGACAAGACCGGCAAACCGGCCACCTGGAAGGAGGCGCTCGCCAACTACTCAGGAGTGCCGCTCACCTTCGACCCGGGCACGCGCAACGACTACACCAACTTCAACTACGTGGTGGTCGGCAGGCTGGTGGAGTCGGCCAGCGGCCGGCCCTTCGTCACCTTCATGCGCGAGGACGTCTGGCGTCCCCTGGGCATGGTGGACACGGGCTACCCGGCCACCGCGCGCAACCTCGCCACCGGCCACGAGCTGAAGAAGGGCGCCTGGCGGGAGATGCTCCCCGAGCCCCAGGGCCTCTACGGCGTGCCCTCCGGGTTCCTCTCCACGACGCTGGATGACCTGGTGCGGCTGCACGCCGCCCTCGAGCGCAACGCCGCGCTCGACGCGGCCACGCGCGAGGAGATGCTCACGCCCTACCCGGCGGAGAAGAAGCGCGGCGCTGGCATGGTGCTCGGCTGGAACGCGAGCCGGGTGGGTGGGCGCAAGGGCACGCTCGTCGTCAGCAAGAACGGCGCGGCGGACGGCTTCTCCAGCCTCTTCACCTGGCTGCCCGGCCGCGGCGACGCGGTCATCGTGGTGGTCAACCGCAAGGGCGAGGGCGTGGAGACAGCACGCATCGTGGCGCTGCTGGTAGAGGCGGCCTTCGGGCTCGAGCTGCGCGCGCTGGGAGAGGAGGGCTGA
- a CDS encoding helix-turn-helix transcriptional regulator, whose product MVDQGTLTSSSLSALLHAAVARDYPELQPRGRDKVALLQAVLEAHGWRPVLALGRELRALADHPVIRAITTGPTPRHIVERWQTLERFGHSRHRTRLLHHDADGARMTVRHVAIDGGTILAVNDLFIWGAIIALLELAGFTELVVTLTPEAGAPVVIHGGPQAPGPRVLPDATDLATIHWKPAGGPRCEASPGEALHDLRTRLQQLLRGDLLHPWTLEEAAVRLSLSRRSLQRALRQEGTTFSEMLQRSRVAAAHALLGDERLTLTDVAFCTGFADHAHFTRTFRRYNDVPPSALRELLR is encoded by the coding sequence GTGGTGGACCAAGGCACCCTGACCAGCTCGAGCCTGAGTGCACTGCTGCACGCGGCAGTCGCACGCGACTACCCGGAGCTCCAGCCCCGGGGACGCGACAAGGTCGCCTTGCTCCAGGCCGTCCTGGAGGCCCATGGCTGGAGGCCCGTGCTGGCGCTCGGCCGTGAGCTGCGAGCCCTGGCCGACCATCCCGTCATCCGCGCCATCACCACCGGGCCCACGCCGCGACACATCGTCGAGAGGTGGCAGACGCTCGAGCGCTTCGGCCACTCGCGCCACCGCACGCGGCTGCTCCACCATGACGCGGACGGCGCCCGGATGACGGTGCGCCACGTGGCCATCGACGGAGGGACGATTCTCGCCGTCAACGACCTGTTCATCTGGGGCGCCATCATCGCGCTCCTGGAGCTGGCGGGCTTCACGGAGCTGGTCGTCACGCTCACGCCCGAGGCAGGTGCGCCCGTGGTCATCCACGGCGGTCCCCAGGCGCCCGGGCCGCGCGTGCTGCCCGACGCGACGGACCTCGCCACCATCCACTGGAAGCCGGCGGGTGGCCCGCGGTGCGAGGCCTCACCCGGTGAAGCGCTCCATGACCTCCGCACCCGGCTCCAGCAGTTGCTGCGCGGAGACCTCCTCCACCCGTGGACGCTCGAGGAGGCCGCGGTGCGACTCTCCCTCTCGCGCCGGAGCCTCCAGCGGGCCTTGCGGCAGGAGGGGACCACCTTCTCCGAGATGCTGCAGCGCTCCCGCGTCGCCGCCGCGCACGCGCTGCTGGGGGATGAGCGGCTGACGCTCACGGACGTCGCCTTCTGCACCGGCTTCGCCGACCACGCCCACTTCACGAGGACCTTCCGCCGGTACAACGACGTCCCCCCGTCGGCGCTGCGCGAGCTGCTGCGATGA
- a CDS encoding type VI secretion system accessory protein TagJ yields MNQIQQHIEEGDFQEALQLLEAELSKAPSGTQLLMAFNVRVRLEDYEGALRALDEMVKLEPGVSEAATFLRHCARLERLHSLRRKDAGLAWERGALQEPQPFSRAYLQAAVFHAKGEYSDAARALAEGTGLAPRVSGTLTRTNGARVGFSDLTDTDDLTGPHLPCFKGSMVLDLPFSELRSIQFDPPNSSMDFVWVHAVFEALDGRKYETRVPSLYPGTGLHGSAPVRKGEMTVWHHDPHGYAVAFGQRDFKLTHEDGGMGMVGLLQVARLDFDVASRPVSQKPPPEEKKSFWSKLFG; encoded by the coding sequence ATGAATCAGATTCAACAGCACATCGAGGAAGGCGACTTCCAGGAAGCACTCCAGTTGCTCGAGGCGGAGTTGTCGAAGGCGCCCTCAGGAACGCAACTGTTGATGGCATTCAACGTGAGGGTGCGCCTGGAGGACTACGAGGGAGCCCTGCGCGCGCTGGATGAGATGGTGAAGCTCGAGCCTGGAGTCTCCGAAGCAGCGACCTTCCTGCGCCACTGCGCCAGGCTGGAGCGACTGCACTCGCTACGAAGGAAGGATGCCGGACTGGCCTGGGAGCGCGGTGCGCTTCAAGAGCCACAGCCCTTTTCACGCGCCTATCTCCAGGCAGCGGTGTTCCATGCGAAGGGTGAATACTCCGACGCGGCCCGTGCCCTGGCGGAAGGGACGGGCCTGGCTCCCAGGGTCTCCGGAACCCTGACGCGGACCAATGGCGCCCGGGTGGGATTCTCCGACCTGACGGACACGGATGACCTGACAGGGCCGCACCTGCCCTGCTTCAAGGGCAGCATGGTGCTGGACCTGCCCTTCAGCGAGCTTCGCTCCATCCAGTTCGACCCGCCGAACAGCTCCATGGATTTCGTCTGGGTCCATGCGGTGTTCGAGGCACTCGACGGCCGCAAGTACGAAACCCGGGTGCCCTCGTTGTATCCAGGCACGGGACTGCATGGCAGCGCCCCCGTCCGCAAGGGTGAGATGACCGTGTGGCACCACGACCCCCATGGGTACGCAGTGGCGTTCGGCCAGCGAGACTTCAAGCTGACGCATGAAGATGGCGGCATGGGAATGGTGGGGCTGCTCCAGGTGGCCCGGCTCGACTTCGACGTCGCGAGCAGGCCCGTGAGCCAGAAGCCACCGCCGGAGGAGAAGAAGTCCTTCTGGTCGAAGCTCTTCGGCTGA
- a CDS encoding DJ-1/PfpI family protein, translating into MGASTTNRVATSRLQRALQRCFSYLVLMAAGCAGVLGCSTLPTRQVVFPPGTLAAEALPPPGAVVMVLSAASEQTLADGSKRRTGVFLNEFYEPYRALVGAGYEVVIATPGGRPPVWDPESLEPSYWKKHPGALAEAQALVATLPALLAPLPLSEVRARAAAFQALLVPGGQGVMVDLLHDTDLQGLLLDFGATDRPVGLVCHAPALLTRLPVDQSPFLGRRVTSVSGFEEWYIETFVMGKRAQVREIGEQLDAAGYLHETAFPGRSRAVRDCSLVTSQNPFSGEDFNTLFLAALADWRKAGRCGEPPPRASR; encoded by the coding sequence ATGGGTGCGTCCACGACGAATCGGGTTGCCACGTCTCGCTTGCAGCGGGCCCTGCAGCGCTGCTTCTCCTACCTCGTCCTCATGGCCGCGGGCTGCGCCGGGGTCCTGGGCTGCTCCACGCTGCCGACGCGCCAGGTGGTCTTTCCGCCAGGAACCCTCGCGGCCGAGGCGCTCCCACCGCCTGGCGCCGTCGTCATGGTCCTCTCCGCCGCCTCCGAGCAGACGCTCGCGGATGGGAGCAAGCGGCGGACGGGCGTCTTCCTGAACGAGTTCTACGAGCCCTACCGGGCCCTCGTGGGCGCGGGCTACGAGGTGGTCATCGCGACGCCCGGGGGCCGGCCGCCGGTGTGGGACCCGGAGAGCCTGGAGCCGTCGTACTGGAAGAAGCACCCCGGGGCGCTCGCCGAAGCGCAGGCGCTCGTGGCGACGCTCCCGGCACTGCTCGCGCCCCTGCCCCTGTCCGAGGTCCGGGCCCGCGCCGCCGCGTTCCAGGCCCTCCTCGTGCCGGGCGGCCAGGGCGTCATGGTCGACCTGCTGCACGACACGGACCTGCAGGGCCTGCTCCTCGACTTCGGCGCCACGGACCGGCCCGTCGGGCTCGTCTGCCATGCCCCCGCGCTCCTGACGCGACTGCCCGTCGACCAGAGTCCCTTCCTCGGCCGGCGCGTCACCTCCGTCTCGGGCTTCGAGGAGTGGTACATTGAGACCTTCGTGATGGGGAAGCGTGCACAGGTTCGCGAGATTGGAGAGCAGCTCGACGCGGCCGGCTACCTCCACGAGACGGCCTTCCCGGGCCGCTCCCGGGCCGTGCGCGATTGCAGCCTGGTGACCAGTCAGAATCCGTTCTCTGGCGAGGACTTCAATACACTCTTCCTCGCCGCGCTGGCCGACTGGCGCAAGGCGGGGCGCTGCGGCGAGCCGCCACCGCGCGCGTCCCGCTGA
- a CDS encoding glutathione S-transferase family protein: MKLYFALRTRATRARWLLEELGIPYELVRLDLSKHEQDTPEYRALQPFGELPVLVDGDTRLFDSTAICLYLADRFPEKHLAPAPGSAERAPYLQWMLFAQVTLEPQVLEHLRNAELPEAQRRDLSEQRVHLEKVLTVLDEAVGGREFVAGDAFSAADVLLASVLHMAHRVNLLEKHPRLLELVVRHTRRPASRRAVSG, from the coding sequence ATGAAGCTCTATTTCGCCCTCCGGACGCGCGCCACCCGGGCCCGCTGGCTCCTCGAAGAGCTGGGGATTCCCTATGAGCTGGTGCGGCTCGACCTTTCGAAGCACGAGCAGGACACGCCGGAGTACCGGGCGTTGCAACCCTTCGGCGAGCTGCCGGTGCTGGTGGATGGAGACACCCGGCTCTTCGACTCGACTGCTATCTGCCTCTACCTGGCGGACCGCTTTCCGGAGAAGCACCTGGCGCCCGCGCCTGGCTCAGCGGAGCGCGCTCCCTATCTCCAGTGGATGCTCTTCGCCCAGGTGACGCTCGAGCCGCAGGTCCTCGAGCACCTGCGCAACGCCGAGCTGCCCGAGGCACAGCGGCGCGACCTCTCGGAGCAGCGCGTCCACCTGGAGAAGGTGCTCACGGTCCTCGACGAGGCGGTGGGCGGAAGGGAGTTCGTCGCGGGAGACGCCTTCTCCGCCGCTGACGTGCTCCTGGCGTCCGTTCTCCACATGGCGCACAGGGTGAATCTGCTCGAGAAGCACCCGAGGCTCCTCGAGCTCGTCGTTCGCCACACGCGACGCCCCGCTTCGCGCCGCGCTGTCTCGGGCTGA
- a CDS encoding MFS transporter: protein MHASWKRNTALFLGSQALSLLGSSLVQYALLWQVTLQTRSSVMMTLYIVVGFLPTFLLSPFAGVWADRYDRRKLIVLSDALIALVTLALAVVFTLRGTELWLFFLAAAVRSVGTAIQQPSVNALLPQLVPEDQLMRVNGIQGTLNSVNMLGAPALAGFLMSVAPLQVLFYVDVVTAALAIVLVAFFVRVEARPRAPVQEGASQLREIRDGFGYIRGHAHLVPFFGYLGVILVLITPGAFLTPLQTARSFGGEVWRLTAIEMVFSVGMMVGGAVLAVWKGFGNRMRTMVVSNLIMGACIVGLGVVPHFGVYLAFMALFGVALPLYNTPATVMLQEKVEPAYLGRVFSVMTMLSTALMPLSMLLFGPLGERVSIERILQVTGVLVLLLGVLAPLHRRLMSFGEPHRALTPDPGAGQAGGVREDA from the coding sequence ATGCACGCCTCCTGGAAACGCAACACGGCCCTCTTCCTGGGCAGCCAGGCCCTGTCATTGCTGGGCTCCTCCCTGGTGCAGTACGCGCTCCTGTGGCAGGTGACGCTGCAGACGCGCTCGAGCGTCATGATGACGCTCTACATCGTGGTCGGCTTCCTGCCCACGTTCCTCCTGTCGCCGTTCGCAGGGGTCTGGGCCGACCGGTACGACCGCCGCAAGCTCATCGTCCTCTCCGATGCGCTGATTGCGCTGGTGACCCTGGCGCTGGCCGTGGTGTTCACCCTGCGCGGCACGGAGCTGTGGCTCTTCTTCCTGGCCGCGGCGGTGCGCTCGGTGGGCACGGCCATCCAGCAGCCCTCGGTGAATGCGCTGCTGCCGCAGCTGGTGCCCGAAGACCAGCTGATGCGGGTGAACGGCATCCAGGGCACGCTCAACTCGGTCAACATGCTGGGGGCACCGGCGCTCGCCGGCTTCCTCATGTCCGTGGCTCCCCTGCAGGTGCTCTTCTACGTGGACGTGGTGACGGCGGCCCTGGCCATCGTCCTCGTCGCCTTCTTCGTCCGGGTGGAGGCGCGTCCTCGTGCGCCGGTGCAGGAGGGGGCCTCGCAGCTGAGGGAGATTCGCGACGGCTTCGGGTACATCCGCGGCCACGCGCACCTGGTGCCGTTCTTCGGCTACCTGGGGGTCATCCTGGTGCTCATCACCCCTGGCGCGTTCCTCACGCCACTGCAGACGGCGCGCAGCTTCGGGGGCGAGGTGTGGCGGTTGACGGCCATCGAGATGGTCTTCTCGGTGGGCATGATGGTGGGGGGCGCCGTGCTCGCCGTGTGGAAGGGCTTCGGCAACCGCATGCGGACCATGGTCGTCTCCAACCTCATCATGGGGGCGTGCATCGTGGGCCTCGGGGTGGTGCCCCACTTCGGGGTGTACCTGGCGTTCATGGCGCTCTTCGGCGTGGCGTTGCCGCTCTACAACACCCCCGCCACGGTGATGCTCCAGGAGAAGGTGGAGCCGGCCTACCTGGGGCGGGTCTTCAGCGTGATGACCATGCTCTCCACCGCCCTGATGCCGCTGTCCATGCTGCTCTTCGGCCCCCTGGGGGAGAGGGTCTCCATCGAGCGGATCCTGCAGGTCACCGGTGTGCTCGTGCTCCTCCTCGGCGTGCTCGCGCCGCTGCACCGCCGGCTGATGTCCTTCGGTGAGCCCCATCGTGCCCTGACCCCGGACCCGGGAGCCGGTCAGGCTGGCGGTGTGAGGGAAGACGCGTGA
- a CDS encoding aldo/keto reductase: MKYTNLGRSGLSVSRICLGTMNFGWTTEEPDAHAIMDSALDKGINFFDTANVYGWGENKGRTEQIIGNWFAQGGRRRERTVLATKVYGPMGDWPNEGKLSALNIRRALDASLKRLKTDYIDLYQFHHVDRATPWEEIWQAMEVAVAQGKVLYVGSSNFAGWHIAQAQAAAAQRHFMGLVSEQSLYNLLARTVELEVLPAARHYGLGVLPWSPLQGGLLGGVLRKEREGKRRLEGRAQEALQKNRERIEGYEKLAEELGHEPGDVALAWLLHQPAVTAPIVGPRTSGQLESALRALEVKLDEKALARLDELFPGHKPAPEDYAW, from the coding sequence ATGAAGTACACGAATCTGGGTCGTTCGGGTCTGTCGGTCAGCCGCATCTGCCTGGGCACGATGAACTTCGGCTGGACGACCGAGGAGCCTGATGCACATGCCATCATGGACTCCGCGCTCGACAAGGGAATCAACTTCTTCGACACGGCGAACGTGTACGGCTGGGGTGAGAACAAGGGCCGTACGGAGCAAATCATCGGCAACTGGTTCGCCCAGGGAGGACGCCGGCGCGAGCGCACCGTGCTGGCGACCAAGGTCTACGGCCCGATGGGCGACTGGCCCAACGAGGGCAAGCTGTCCGCGCTCAACATCCGCCGGGCCCTGGACGCGAGCCTGAAGCGGCTGAAGACCGACTACATCGACCTGTACCAGTTCCACCACGTGGACCGCGCCACGCCGTGGGAGGAGATATGGCAGGCGATGGAGGTCGCGGTGGCCCAGGGCAAGGTGCTCTACGTGGGCAGCAGCAACTTCGCCGGGTGGCACATCGCGCAGGCGCAGGCGGCGGCCGCGCAACGCCACTTCATGGGCCTGGTCAGCGAGCAGTCCCTCTACAACCTGCTGGCCCGGACGGTGGAGCTGGAGGTGCTGCCCGCCGCGCGGCACTACGGCCTGGGAGTCCTGCCGTGGTCACCGCTCCAGGGAGGCCTGCTGGGCGGAGTCCTGCGCAAGGAGCGCGAGGGGAAGCGCCGGCTCGAAGGACGCGCGCAGGAGGCACTCCAGAAGAACCGCGAGCGCATCGAGGGCTACGAGAAGCTCGCGGAGGAGCTGGGCCACGAGCCAGGCGATGTCGCGCTGGCCTGGCTGCTCCACCAGCCCGCAGTCACGGCGCCCATCGTCGGACCGCGCACCTCCGGGCAGCTCGAGTCCGCGCTGCGCGCGCTGGAGGTGAAGCTCGACGAGAAGGCGCTGGCGCGGCTGGATGAGCTCTTCCCGGGCCACAAGCCCGCGCCGGAGGACTACGCCTGGTAG
- a CDS encoding LysR family transcriptional regulator translates to MVLFAAVVREGSFTGAARRFGITKQSVSERIGNLEARLGVRLLERTTRRLRVTGSGASYYERCAEIATQIDEANNEVQRRQSEPVGLLRVSAPVFYGRRYLAPVVLEFLARYPEVRVELVLSNRRADLLFEEGFDVAVHIGRLDDSSLVARKVGEGAVHFVASPAFLSRHGTPTARELGSARCVALSAFETWVVGGVKARIEPVLMVNDFEVACDAAIAGVGIARVPAALCRDAVRDGRLKVLFAQEPPLLLPVYAVYPSRRNVPEKVRRFVDALATLVQPMLPLPPRATGRTRKLQPGARGPRA, encoded by the coding sequence ATGGTCCTGTTCGCAGCGGTCGTTCGCGAGGGCAGCTTCACCGGGGCGGCGCGCCGGTTTGGCATCACCAAGCAGAGCGTCAGTGAGCGCATCGGCAACCTGGAGGCGCGGCTCGGCGTCAGGCTCCTCGAGCGAACGACGCGCCGGCTGCGCGTCACAGGCTCGGGAGCGAGCTACTACGAGCGGTGTGCCGAGATCGCCACGCAGATTGACGAGGCCAACAACGAAGTGCAGCGACGCCAGTCGGAGCCGGTGGGGCTGCTGCGCGTTTCCGCGCCCGTGTTCTACGGACGCCGCTACCTGGCCCCCGTGGTGCTGGAGTTCCTCGCCCGCTACCCCGAAGTGAGGGTGGAGCTCGTGCTGAGCAACCGCCGAGCCGACCTGTTGTTCGAGGAGGGGTTCGACGTCGCCGTGCACATCGGTCGGCTCGACGACTCGTCGCTCGTGGCGAGGAAGGTGGGCGAGGGCGCCGTCCACTTCGTTGCGAGCCCCGCCTTCCTGTCGAGGCACGGTACCCCCACCGCCCGAGAGCTCGGCTCGGCCCGGTGTGTGGCGCTCAGTGCCTTCGAGACGTGGGTGGTGGGCGGCGTGAAGGCGCGAATCGAGCCCGTCCTGATGGTGAACGACTTCGAGGTGGCGTGCGACGCGGCCATCGCCGGAGTCGGAATCGCGCGCGTCCCCGCGGCGCTGTGCCGCGACGCGGTCCGTGACGGCCGGCTGAAGGTGCTCTTCGCCCAGGAGCCCCCACTGCTGCTACCGGTCTACGCCGTCTACCCGAGCCGGCGGAACGTTCCGGAAAAGGTCCGACGCTTCGTGGACGCGCTGGCCACCCTCGTCCAGCCGATGTTGCCGCTGCCTCCCAGGGCGACGGGGCGCACCAGGAAGTTGCAGCCGGGGGCGCGTGGGCCCAGAGCCTGA